The following are from one region of the Capsicum annuum cultivar UCD-10X-F1 unplaced genomic scaffold, UCD10Xv1.1 ctg43025, whole genome shotgun sequence genome:
- the LOC124892001 gene encoding glycine-rich cell wall structural protein 1.8-like, which translates to LEVTGLRLGLRLLETERRVAAGDRAAAGGGAGGGGGGGGGGDWLGTGGQRRRVAGSGDGIGAADRRSVPAVESDRRRRTAAVPGTGDQCGREGGRVGAGGRCRRSAPEPEVGPGGWVGSAPTVGYGDGGR; encoded by the coding sequence gttagaggTCACCGGATTGCGCTTGgggctgcggctgctggagacggagcGGCGGGTAGCGGCTGGGGACCGGGCGGCGGCGGGGGGGGGGGCGGGTGgcggcggggggggggggggggggggggactggCTTGGAACCGGTGGTCAGCGCCGGAGGGTGGCGGGGAGCGGTGACGGGATCGGCGCCGCGGATCGGAGGTCGGTGCCGGCGGTGGAGTCGGATCGGCGCCGAAGGACAGCGGCGGTGCCGGGGACCGGGGACCAGTGCGGGAGAGAGGGAGGGAGGGTCGGCGCCGGAGGTCGGTGCCGGAGGTCGGCGCCGGAGCCGGAGGTCGGGCCCGGAGGttgggtcgggtcggcgccgacggtcggcTACGGCGACGGGGGCCGGTGA